In Dioscorea cayenensis subsp. rotundata cultivar TDr96_F1 chromosome 11, TDr96_F1_v2_PseudoChromosome.rev07_lg8_w22 25.fasta, whole genome shotgun sequence, a single genomic region encodes these proteins:
- the LOC120272551 gene encoding uncharacterized protein LOC120272551 isoform X6, with the protein MPMRRWSIPNLGKLEAVGSLNVDFCAVTINGGNDVVLRKQLLDVCRRREELQQMEIQLRAQTIVQAEIMEVRNSYEAQLKEHSNATMKLKEQLQEREQHIRELELKVEEKDRELHAVNNEAAWAKEDFLREQNEKLATFRRERDNSEAEKAQHMKQIHDLQEHIKEKESHFLALEEQHRVAQDAILYKDEQLREAQAWIARLQEMGALQSSSFQAELRERTDQFHQYYMGFQRQVMEMERHHVQTIQQLQLEVAEARERNCVHSNSSQAPNGSAMDSSLYDKSQGNENNPVDSVTLNGTLKFMPNGKLNGTASVVSLSNTSSEVERVPGMPVVPSSIVGVDELPSSRHVDHCFPSSQVKSLSSFIMHLQGVPQSLSSTNSFISPFELHQHWQNHRVLPDDAHSTVDNEHQTSKADQNSLESGVHYKYELPVDKKEVCEDQLNNHINLQLTSGAKSNEPIAEVQLVKSIEKNPYHMSHEAEESLSTNSQFRGTYGFDPPQPNNELEVVESDERSYQTSPVQHENLTTNSKFHGTHGFDAPQQKNELKVHHETNSPSIILQKGPAFNLSQQWSGATMPVASTQINSVISSNIAKCNGNSSLASSPLAVGKAIELTLLDERSLLACIVRAIPAGSGNGIRISSTLPNRLGKMLAPLHWHDYKKKYGKLDDFVTQHPELFIIEGDFIHLREGAQEKISATAAAAKVAAAAASCAPYSSLLPSVAVTPVAQTTRLKKAQLSDSKPLISVQPTEGTDIPNHGDPPGGINAQIPKLHSQQVNGFNFNPQQARSDMKILSKTSLTNDIHEIHGSSEMRPDHLPNPVAGNGVNLNRTSLPPSQNKVSSNGRHASGGRRPVGVGFMSRR; encoded by the exons ATGCCAATGAG GAGGTGGAGCATTCCAAATTTGGGCAAACTG GAGGCGGTGGGATCACTGAATGTCGACTTTTGTGCGGTCACAATCAATGGTGGGAATGATGTTGTACTTCGGAAGCAGCTTCTTGATGTATGTAGAAGGCGAGAAGAGCTGCAGCAGATGGAGATCCAGCTGAGGGCTCAGACTATTGTCCAGGCAGAGATTATGGAGGTTCGGAACAGTTATGAAGCACAGTTGAAGGAGCACTCCAATGCGACCATGAAGCTGAAG GAgcaattgcaagaaagagaacAACATATCCGTGAATTGGAGTTGAAGGTGGAGGAGAAAGATAGGGAGTTACATGCTGTGAACAATGAAGCg GCTTGGGCAAAAGAGGACTTTCTCAGGGAGCAAAATGAGAAGTTGGCCACTTTCAG AAGGGAACGTGATAATTCAGAAGCTGAGAAAGCTCAACATATGAAACAAATCCATGATTTGCAAGAACacattaaagaaaaagagagtcaTTTCCTTGCTTTGGAGGAGCAG CATAGGGTTGCACAGGATGCTATCCTTTACAAGGATGAACAGTTAAGAGAGGCACAAGCCTGGATTGCACGCTTGCAGGAAATGGGTGCTTTGCAATCATCATCATTTCAAGCTGAGCTACGAGAACGTACTGATCAGTTCCATCAATACTACATGGGCTTTCAACGCCAG gTTATGGAGATGGAGAGGCATCATGTGCAAACCATACAACAGCTTCAATTAGAAGTAGCTGAGGCAAGAGAAAGAAATTGTGTGCATTCAAATAGTTCACAAGCACCAAATGGAAGCGCCATGGACTCTTCATTATATGATAAAAGCCAAGGGAATGAAAACAATCCAGTTGATAGTGTCACATTAAATGGTACCTTGAAGTTCATGCCTAATGGGAAGTTGAATGGCACAGCTTCTGTTGTTTCATTGTCCAATACATCATCAGAG GTTGAACGTGTACCTGGCATGCCTGTAGTTCCATCATCCATTGTTGGGGTGGATGAACTTCCAAGCAGTAGACATGTTGACCATTGTTTCCCTTCCAGCCAGGTGAAGTCATTGTCTTCTTTTATTATGCATCTGCAAGGTGTCCCACAATCTTTATCTTCAACCAATTCATTTATTTCTCCATTTGAGTTGCACCAACATTGGCAAAACCATCGG GTCCTTCCAGATGATGCGCATTCAACTGTTGACAATGAGCATCAAACATCCAAAGCAGATCAGAATAGTTTAGAATCAGGTGTTCATTATAAGTATGAACTCCCTGTTGACAAAAAGGAAGTTTGTGAAGATCAACTTAACAACCATATTAATCTACAGCTGACATCTGGTGCCAAAAGCAATGAGCCCATTGCGGAAGTTCAG TTAGTTAAATCGATTGAAAAGAATCCATATCACATGTCTCATGAAGCCGAGGAGAGCTTAAGCACAAACTCCCAGTTTCGTGGTACTTATGGATTTGATCCTCCACAACCGAATAATGAACTAGAG GTAGTTGAATCAGATGAGAGGTCATATCAAACATCCCCAGTACAACATGAAAACTTAACCACAAACTCTAAGTTTCATGGTACACATGGATTTGATGCTCCACAACAGAAAAATGAGCTTAAG GTACATCATGAAACAAACTCACCTTCAATCATACTTCAAAAGGGGCCAGCTTTTAATCTGAGTCAACAATGGTCTGGTGCTACTATGCCCGTAGCTTCTACCCAAATCAACTCAGTAATTTCCAGCAATATTGCAAAATGCAATGGGAATTCTTCACTGGCGTCAAGCCCATTGGCTGTTGGCAAGGCCATAGAGCTTACTCTTTTAGATGAAAGGTCACTTTTGGCTTGTATAGTTCGTGCTATTCCGGCTGGATCTGGCAATGGAATCAGGATTAGCTCCACA TTACCAAATAGACTTGGGAAAATGCTTGCCCCTCTTCATTGGCACGATTACAAGAAAAAGTATGGCAAGCTCGATGATTTTGTAACTCAGCATCCTGAA TTGTTTATAATTGAGGGTGATTTCATTCATCTTCGTGAAGGAGCCCAAGAGAAAATATCAGCAACCGCAGCTGCTGCGAAAGTTGCTGCAGCTGCTGCTTCGTGTGCTCCTTATTCCTCATTACTGCCTTCTGTTGCTGTTACTCCTGTTGCACAGACAACTCGACTTAAAAAGGCACAACTGAGTGATTCCAAACCGCTAATTAGTGTTCAACCCACAGAAGGTACTGATATTCCAAACCATGGTGATCCTCCAGGTGGCATAAATGCACAGATTCCTAAATTGCATAGTCAGCAAGTGAATGGTTTTAACTTTAACCCTCAGCAAGCAAGATCTGATATGAAGATTTTAAGCAAAACAagtttaacaaatgatatccaCGAAATTCATGGTTCATCAGAAATGAGACCTGATCATTTACCAAACCCAGTTGCAGGAAATGGAGTGAATCTTAATAGGACTTCGTTACCTCCTTCACAGAACAAAGTATCAAGCAATGGAAGGCACGCCAGTGGAGGGAGAAG gCCTGTTGGAGTTGGGTTTATGTCCCGGAGATA G
- the LOC120272551 gene encoding uncharacterized protein LOC120272551 isoform X1 yields METAAVRSGSIPATSSSSSSSSLPVRREWRAISEHAYRNNANEEVEHSKFGQTGERTIYELQEAVGSLNVDFCAVTINGGNDVVLRKQLLDVCRRREELQQMEIQLRAQTIVQAEIMEVRNSYEAQLKEHSNATMKLKEQLQEREQHIRELELKVEEKDRELHAVNNEAAWAKEDFLREQNEKLATFRRERDNSEAEKAQHMKQIHDLQEHIKEKESHFLALEEQHRVAQDAILYKDEQLREAQAWIARLQEMGALQSSSFQAELRERTDQFHQYYMGFQRQVMEMERHHVQTIQQLQLEVAEARERNCVHSNSSQAPNGSAMDSSLYDKSQGNENNPVDSVTLNGTLKFMPNGKLNGTASVVSLSNTSSEVERVPGMPVVPSSIVGVDELPSSRHVDHCFPSSQVKSLSSFIMHLQGVPQSLSSTNSFISPFELHQHWQNHRVLPDDAHSTVDNEHQTSKADQNSLESGVHYKYELPVDKKEVCEDQLNNHINLQLTSGAKSNEPIAEVQLVKSIEKNPYHMSHEAEESLSTNSQFRGTYGFDPPQPNNELEVVESDERSYQTSPVQHENLTTNSKFHGTHGFDAPQQKNELKVHHETNSPSIILQKGPAFNLSQQWSGATMPVASTQINSVISSNIAKCNGNSSLASSPLAVGKAIELTLLDERSLLACIVRAIPAGSGNGIRISSTLPNRLGKMLAPLHWHDYKKKYGKLDDFVTQHPELFIIEGDFIHLREGAQEKISATAAAAKVAAAAASCAPYSSLLPSVAVTPVAQTTRLKKAQLSDSKPLISVQPTEGTDIPNHGDPPGGINAQIPKLHSQQVNGFNFNPQQARSDMKILSKTSLTNDIHEIHGSSEMRPDHLPNPVAGNGVNLNRTSLPPSQNKVSSNGRHASGGRRPVGVGFMSRR; encoded by the exons ATGGAGACTGCCGCTGTTCGCAGCGGGTCCATTCCTgctacatcttcttcttcttcttcttcttccctgcCTGTGAGGAGGGAATGGCGTGCCATCTCCGAGCACGCCTATCGGAACAATGCCAATGAG GAGGTGGAGCATTCCAAATTTGGGCAAACTGGTGAGAGAACGATATATGAG TTGCAGGAGGCGGTGGGATCACTGAATGTCGACTTTTGTGCGGTCACAATCAATGGTGGGAATGATGTTGTACTTCGGAAGCAGCTTCTTGATGTATGTAGAAGGCGAGAAGAGCTGCAGCAGATGGAGATCCAGCTGAGGGCTCAGACTATTGTCCAGGCAGAGATTATGGAGGTTCGGAACAGTTATGAAGCACAGTTGAAGGAGCACTCCAATGCGACCATGAAGCTGAAG GAgcaattgcaagaaagagaacAACATATCCGTGAATTGGAGTTGAAGGTGGAGGAGAAAGATAGGGAGTTACATGCTGTGAACAATGAAGCg GCTTGGGCAAAAGAGGACTTTCTCAGGGAGCAAAATGAGAAGTTGGCCACTTTCAG AAGGGAACGTGATAATTCAGAAGCTGAGAAAGCTCAACATATGAAACAAATCCATGATTTGCAAGAACacattaaagaaaaagagagtcaTTTCCTTGCTTTGGAGGAGCAG CATAGGGTTGCACAGGATGCTATCCTTTACAAGGATGAACAGTTAAGAGAGGCACAAGCCTGGATTGCACGCTTGCAGGAAATGGGTGCTTTGCAATCATCATCATTTCAAGCTGAGCTACGAGAACGTACTGATCAGTTCCATCAATACTACATGGGCTTTCAACGCCAG gTTATGGAGATGGAGAGGCATCATGTGCAAACCATACAACAGCTTCAATTAGAAGTAGCTGAGGCAAGAGAAAGAAATTGTGTGCATTCAAATAGTTCACAAGCACCAAATGGAAGCGCCATGGACTCTTCATTATATGATAAAAGCCAAGGGAATGAAAACAATCCAGTTGATAGTGTCACATTAAATGGTACCTTGAAGTTCATGCCTAATGGGAAGTTGAATGGCACAGCTTCTGTTGTTTCATTGTCCAATACATCATCAGAG GTTGAACGTGTACCTGGCATGCCTGTAGTTCCATCATCCATTGTTGGGGTGGATGAACTTCCAAGCAGTAGACATGTTGACCATTGTTTCCCTTCCAGCCAGGTGAAGTCATTGTCTTCTTTTATTATGCATCTGCAAGGTGTCCCACAATCTTTATCTTCAACCAATTCATTTATTTCTCCATTTGAGTTGCACCAACATTGGCAAAACCATCGG GTCCTTCCAGATGATGCGCATTCAACTGTTGACAATGAGCATCAAACATCCAAAGCAGATCAGAATAGTTTAGAATCAGGTGTTCATTATAAGTATGAACTCCCTGTTGACAAAAAGGAAGTTTGTGAAGATCAACTTAACAACCATATTAATCTACAGCTGACATCTGGTGCCAAAAGCAATGAGCCCATTGCGGAAGTTCAG TTAGTTAAATCGATTGAAAAGAATCCATATCACATGTCTCATGAAGCCGAGGAGAGCTTAAGCACAAACTCCCAGTTTCGTGGTACTTATGGATTTGATCCTCCACAACCGAATAATGAACTAGAG GTAGTTGAATCAGATGAGAGGTCATATCAAACATCCCCAGTACAACATGAAAACTTAACCACAAACTCTAAGTTTCATGGTACACATGGATTTGATGCTCCACAACAGAAAAATGAGCTTAAG GTACATCATGAAACAAACTCACCTTCAATCATACTTCAAAAGGGGCCAGCTTTTAATCTGAGTCAACAATGGTCTGGTGCTACTATGCCCGTAGCTTCTACCCAAATCAACTCAGTAATTTCCAGCAATATTGCAAAATGCAATGGGAATTCTTCACTGGCGTCAAGCCCATTGGCTGTTGGCAAGGCCATAGAGCTTACTCTTTTAGATGAAAGGTCACTTTTGGCTTGTATAGTTCGTGCTATTCCGGCTGGATCTGGCAATGGAATCAGGATTAGCTCCACA TTACCAAATAGACTTGGGAAAATGCTTGCCCCTCTTCATTGGCACGATTACAAGAAAAAGTATGGCAAGCTCGATGATTTTGTAACTCAGCATCCTGAA TTGTTTATAATTGAGGGTGATTTCATTCATCTTCGTGAAGGAGCCCAAGAGAAAATATCAGCAACCGCAGCTGCTGCGAAAGTTGCTGCAGCTGCTGCTTCGTGTGCTCCTTATTCCTCATTACTGCCTTCTGTTGCTGTTACTCCTGTTGCACAGACAACTCGACTTAAAAAGGCACAACTGAGTGATTCCAAACCGCTAATTAGTGTTCAACCCACAGAAGGTACTGATATTCCAAACCATGGTGATCCTCCAGGTGGCATAAATGCACAGATTCCTAAATTGCATAGTCAGCAAGTGAATGGTTTTAACTTTAACCCTCAGCAAGCAAGATCTGATATGAAGATTTTAAGCAAAACAagtttaacaaatgatatccaCGAAATTCATGGTTCATCAGAAATGAGACCTGATCATTTACCAAACCCAGTTGCAGGAAATGGAGTGAATCTTAATAGGACTTCGTTACCTCCTTCACAGAACAAAGTATCAAGCAATGGAAGGCACGCCAGTGGAGGGAGAAG gCCTGTTGGAGTTGGGTTTATGTCCCGGAGATA G
- the LOC120272551 gene encoding uncharacterized protein LOC120272551 isoform X2, whose amino-acid sequence METAAVRSGSIPATSSSSSSSSLPVRREWRAISEHAYRNNANEEVEHSKFGQTGERTIYELQEAVGSLNVDFCAVTINGGNDVVLRKQLLDVCRRREELQQMEIQLRAQTIVQAEIMEVRNSYEAQLKEHSNATMKLKEQLQEREQHIRELELKVEEKDRELHAVNNEAAWAKEDFLREQNEKLATFRRERDNSEAEKAQHMKQIHDLQEHIKEKESHFLALEEQHRVAQDAILYKDEQLREAQAWIARLQEMGALQSSSFQAELRERTDQFHQYYMGFQRQVMEMERHHVQTIQQLQLEVAEARERNCVHSNSSQAPNGSAMDSSLYDKSQGNENNPVDSVTLNGTLKFMPNGKLNGTASVVSLSNTSSEVERVPGMPVVPSSIVGVDELPSSRHVDHCFPSSQVKSLSSFIMHLQGVPQSLSSTNSFISPFELHQHWQNHRVLPDDAHSTVDNEHQTSKADQNSLESGVHYKYELPVDKKEVCEDQLNNHINLQLTSGAKSNEPIAEVQLVKSIEKNPYHMSHEAEESLSTNSQFRGTYGFDPPQPNNELEVVESDERSYQTSPVQHENLTTNSKFHGTHGFDAPQQKNELKVHHETNSPSIILQKGPAFNLSQQWSGATMPVASTQINSVISSNIAKCNGNSSLASSPLAVGKAIELTLLDERSLLACIVRAIPAGSGNGIRISSTLPNRLGKMLAPLHWHDYKKKYGKLDDFVTQHPELFIIEGDFIHLREGAQEKISATAAAAKVAAAAASCAPYSSLLPSVAVTPVAQTTRLKKAQLSDSKPLISVQPTEGTDIPNHGDPPGGINAQIPKLHSQQVNGFNFNPQQARSDMKILSKTSLTNDIHEIHGSSEMRPDHLPNPVAGNGVNLNRTSLPPSQNKVSSNGRHASGGRRPVGVGFMSRR is encoded by the exons ATGGAGACTGCCGCTGTTCGCAGCGGGTCCATTCCTgctacatcttcttcttcttcttcttcttccctgcCTGTGAGGAGGGAATGGCGTGCCATCTCCGAGCACGCCTATCGGAACAATGCCAATGAG GAGGTGGAGCATTCCAAATTTGGGCAAACTGGTGAGAGAACGATATATGAG TTGCAGGAGGCGGTGGGATCACTGAATGTCGACTTTTGTGCGGTCACAATCAATGGTGGGAATGATGTTGTACTTCGGAAGCAGCTTCTTGATGTATGTAGAAGGCGAGAAGAGCTGCAGCAGATGGAGATCCAGCTGAGGGCTCAGACTATTGTCCAGGCAGAGATTATGGAGGTTCGGAACAGTTATGAAGCACAGTTGAAGGAGCACTCCAATGCGACCATGAAGCTGAAG GAgcaattgcaagaaagagaacAACATATCCGTGAATTGGAGTTGAAGGTGGAGGAGAAAGATAGGGAGTTACATGCTGTGAACAATGAAGCg GCTTGGGCAAAAGAGGACTTTCTCAGGGAGCAAAATGAGAAGTTGGCCACTTTCAG AAGGGAACGTGATAATTCAGAAGCTGAGAAAGCTCAACATATGAAACAAATCCATGATTTGCAAGAACacattaaagaaaaagagagtcaTTTCCTTGCTTTGGAGGAGCAG CATAGGGTTGCACAGGATGCTATCCTTTACAAGGATGAACAGTTAAGAGAGGCACAAGCCTGGATTGCACGCTTGCAGGAAATGGGTGCTTTGCAATCATCATCATTTCAAGCTGAGCTACGAGAACGTACTGATCAGTTCCATCAATACTACATGGGCTTTCAACGCCAG gTTATGGAGATGGAGAGGCATCATGTGCAAACCATACAACAGCTTCAATTAGAAGTAGCTGAGGCAAGAGAAAGAAATTGTGTGCATTCAAATAGTTCACAAGCACCAAATGGAAGCGCCATGGACTCTTCATTATATGATAAAAGCCAAGGGAATGAAAACAATCCAGTTGATAGTGTCACATTAAATGGTACCTTGAAGTTCATGCCTAATGGGAAGTTGAATGGCACAGCTTCTGTTGTTTCATTGTCCAATACATCATCAGAG GTTGAACGTGTACCTGGCATGCCTGTAGTTCCATCATCCATTGTTGGGGTGGATGAACTTCCAAGCAGTAGACATGTTGACCATTGTTTCCCTTCCAGCCAGGTGAAGTCATTGTCTTCTTTTATTATGCATCTGCAAGGTGTCCCACAATCTTTATCTTCAACCAATTCATTTATTTCTCCATTTGAGTTGCACCAACATTGGCAAAACCATCGG GTCCTTCCAGATGATGCGCATTCAACTGTTGACAATGAGCATCAAACATCCAAAGCAGATCAGAATAGTTTAGAATCAGGTGTTCATTATAAGTATGAACTCCCTGTTGACAAAAAGGAAGTTTGTGAAGATCAACTTAACAACCATATTAATCTACAGCTGACATCTGGTGCCAAAAGCAATGAGCCCATTGCGGAAGTTCAG TTAGTTAAATCGATTGAAAAGAATCCATATCACATGTCTCATGAAGCCGAGGAGAGCTTAAGCACAAACTCCCAGTTTCGTGGTACTTATGGATTTGATCCTCCACAACCGAATAATGAACTAGAG GTAGTTGAATCAGATGAGAGGTCATATCAAACATCCCCAGTACAACATGAAAACTTAACCACAAACTCTAAGTTTCATGGTACACATGGATTTGATGCTCCACAACAGAAAAATGAGCTTAAG GTACATCATGAAACAAACTCACCTTCAATCATACTTCAAAAGGGGCCAGCTTTTAATCTGAGTCAACAATGGTCTGGTGCTACTATGCCCGTAGCTTCTACCCAAATCAACTCAGTAATTTCCAGCAATATTGCAAAATGCAATGGGAATTCTTCACTGGCGTCAAGCCCATTGGCTGTTGGCAAGGCCATAGAGCTTACTCTTTTAGATGAAAGGTCACTTTTGGCTTGTATAGTTCGTGCTATTCCGGCTGGATCTGGCAATGGAATCAGGATTAGCTCCACA TTACCAAATAGACTTGGGAAAATGCTTGCCCCTCTTCATTGGCACGATTACAAGAAAAAGTATGGCAAGCTCGATGATTTTGTAACTCAGCATCCTGAA TTGTTTATAATTGAGGGTGATTTCATTCATCTTCGTGAAGGAGCCCAAGAGAAAATATCAGCAACCGCAGCTGCTGCGAAAGTTGCTGCAGCTGCTGCTTCGTGTGCTCCTTATTCCTCATTACTGCCTTCTGTTGCTGTTACTCCTGTTGCACAGACAACTCGACTTAAAAAGGCACAACTGAGTGATTCCAAACCGCTAATTAGTGTTCAACCCACAGAAGGTACTGATATTCCAAACCATGGTGATCCTCCAGGTGGCATAAATGCACAGATTCCTAAATTGCATAGTCAGCAAGTGAATGGTTTTAACTTTAACCCTCAGCAAGCAAGATCTGATATGAAGATTTTAAGCAAAACAagtttaacaaatgatatccaCGAAATTCATGGTTCATCAGAAATGAGACCTGATCATTTACCAAACCCAGTTGCAGGAAATGGAGTGAATCTTAATAGGACTTCGTTACCTCCTTCACAGAACAAAGTATCAAGCAATGGAAGGCACGCCAGTGGAGGGAGAAG gCCTGTTGGAGTTGGGTTTATGTCCCGGAGATA A